In Luteitalea sp. TBR-22, one genomic interval encodes:
- a CDS encoding MerR family transcriptional regulator, with translation MSGDRPRLEGPQDEFLLISVAARHLGMHPQTLRKYERLGLVRPTRTLGSMRVYSRDELERLRVIKHLVDEAGINLAGVQRLLEVADVLRRIRPITSGGDWSRASVRRLAQELDRLSAMLGL, from the coding sequence ATGAGTGGTGACCGTCCCCGACTCGAGGGCCCGCAGGACGAGTTCCTGCTGATCAGCGTGGCCGCGCGGCATCTCGGCATGCACCCGCAGACCCTCCGCAAGTACGAGCGGCTCGGGCTGGTCCGGCCGACGCGCACGCTCGGCAGCATGCGGGTGTACTCGCGCGACGAGCTCGAGCGACTGCGGGTCATCAAGCACCTGGTCGACGAGGCGGGCATCAACCTGGCGGGCGTGCAGCGCCTGCTCGAGGTCGCCGACGTGCTGCGTCGGATCCGACCGATCACCAGCGGCGGTGACTGGTCGCGCGCCTCGGTGCGCCGGTTGGCGCAGGAACTGGATCGCCTGAGCGCGATGCTCGGGCTCTGA